Below is a genomic region from Streptantibioticus cattleyicolor NRRL 8057 = DSM 46488.
GCATCGTGGCGGGGAGGGAAATCCGCGCTCCCGTGGGTGGCTGGGGGACGGGGTGGTCGGCCACGATAGTGCGCGGACCGGCGGGTGGCGGGCAGCGCGGCGCCATGGGCATGTCGGATCGGCCCCGGCGGTGCGGTGCTTCAGCGGTACTTCAACGGTGCTTCAGCTGACGGGGCGTCGCCCGCGTGGTGCACCATGGTCGGGTGCCGATCATCCGACGAACGCCACTGTCGCCCGTGGACACCGACGACCCGCTGCTCGCTCTGGCCCTGGAGGACCTGGCCTGGTACGAGCGACAACGCGACCGGGCCCGCCGGTGGCACTGGGCCACCGAGTTGAGCGCCCTGGTCACCGGGGGCACCACGGTGGTGGCCGCCGGCATCCAGGCACCGGCGGCGGTCACCGCCACCATCGCCGGGGCCACCGTCTTCATCGGCGGCTTCCGCCAGGTCTTCAACCACGCGGAGCGCCACGTCGTGGCGGCCGAGGCGTGGTCCCGGCTGCGCCAGGCGGTCCGCCGCTACCAGTTGGTGCCCGAACCCCGGCGCGGCGCCGAGGTACGCCAGCGCCTGCTGGACGAGGTGGAGGCGGTGGGGTCGGCGGAGTTGGAGAACTGGGCCGCCGGCCGCCGGAGCAGGCAGTCCGCCACGCCGTCCGGCCCGCCCTCGGTGC
It encodes:
- a CDS encoding SLATT domain-containing protein, translated to MDTDDPLLALALEDLAWYERQRDRARRWHWATELSALVTGGTTVVAAGIQAPAAVTATIAGATVFIGGFRQVFNHAERHVVAAEAWSRLRQAVRRYQLVPEPRRGAEVRQRLLDEVEAVGSAELENWAAGRRSRQSATPSGPPSVLDAR